In the Salarias fasciatus chromosome 13, fSalaFa1.1, whole genome shotgun sequence genome, one interval contains:
- the smndc1 gene encoding survival of motor neuron-related-splicing factor 30: MSEDLMKQLNSYKAQLQQVEVALSTDQENEDLLKLQKDLQEVIDLTKDLLSSQPAETASTTTSTEPVPQKTGWSVGDRCMALWSQDGQVYEAEIEEIDRENGTAAVTFSGYGNAEVIPLQKLKVVEEGHFLDDGSAKRKSKKEQIAEQREYKKKKAQKKVQRMKELEQEREEQKSKWQQFNNKAYSKNKKGQVKRSIFASPESVNGKVGVGTCGIADKPMTQYNDTSKYNVRHLMPQ, translated from the exons ATGTCGGAGGATTTGATGAAACAGTTGAACAGCTACAaagctcagctgcagcaggtagaAGTAGCTTTATCCACCGATCAGGAAAATGAAGACCTTCTCAAGCTACAGAAAGACTTACAG gaagTTATTGATTTGACAAAAGACCTCCTGAGCTCTCAGCCCGCTGAGACTGCTTCTACCACCACCAGCACAGAGCCAGTTCCTCAGAAGACGGGATGGAGTGTGGGGGACCGGTGTATGGCTCTGTGGAGTCAGGATGGACA GGTGTATGAAGCTGAAATTGAGGAGATAGACCGAGAGAACGGCACTGCAGCCGTCACCTTCAGCGGATATGGGAATGCTGAAGTGATCCCTCTTCAGAAGCTCAAGGTGGTCGAGGAGGGGCATTTTCTTGATGATGGAAGTGCCAAACGGAAATCCAA GAAAGAGCAAATAGCTGAGCAGAGAGAGtataagaagaagaaggcccAGAAGAAAGTCCAGAGGATGAAGGAGTtggagcaagagagagaggagcagaaatcCAAGTGGCAACAGTTTAACAACAAAGCTTACTCAAAGAACAAAAAAGGACAG GTGAAGAGGAGCATATTTGCGTCCCCAGAGAGCGTAAATGGAAAGGTGGGAGTGGGAACATGCGGTATTGCTGACAAACCTATGACACAGTACAACGACACGTCCAAATACAATGTCAGACATCTAATGCCACAATGA
- the LOC115399507 gene encoding alpha-2A adrenergic receptor-like, which produces MGCLNFSSGSETLPGRQPYTAQTSVPLTVLVGILILLTVFGNVMVVIAVITCRALRAPQNLFLVSLACADILVATLVMPFSLANELMGFWYFGKVWCEIYLALDVLFCTSSIVHLCAISLDRYWSVTQAIEYNLRRTPRRIKCTLCLVWVLAGIISFPPLITMKKDEGKEDHPKCEINEEKWYIIFSSTASFFAPCVIMIMVYVRIYQIAKKRSRTPPGERQRENDGSEDVQFGLDAQGTKDREGKEEKEEDNGLDVDEDPSSSDENESILCSLKKKKGVRTATVAQVKPGETSPNPESRSAVRVDRRRGRQYRERRFTFVLAVVMGVFVLCWFPFFFTYSLTAVCDICCVPETLFKMFFWFGYCNSSLNPVIYTIFNNDFRKSFKKILCKRDSRGL; this is translated from the coding sequence ATGGGTTGCCTCAACTTCAGCAGTGGAAGTGAGACTTTACCCGGCAGGCAGCCGTACACTGCGCAGACCTCGGTGCCTCTGACGGTCCTGGTGGGTATCCTCATCTTGCTAACTGTCTTTGGCAACGTCATGGTGGTGATAGCTGTGATCACATGCCGAGCTCTGAGAGCGCCGCAGAATCTGTTTTTAGTGTCCCTGGCGTGTGCAGACATCCTGGTCGCCACCTTGGTGATGCCGTTCTCCTTAGCCAATGAACTGATGGGCTTCTGGTACTTTGGCAAGGTGTGGTGTGAGATCTACCTGGCTCTGGACGTGCTCTTCTGCACCTCGTCCATCGTTCACCTGTGTGCAATCAGCCTGGACAGATACTGGTCTGTCACTCAGGCTATTGAGTACAACCTGCGGAGGACCCCACGGAGGATAAAATGCACGCTCTGCTTGGTCTGGGTGCTGGCGGGCATCATCTCCTTCCCTCCGCTCATCACGATGAAAAAGGACGAGGGCAAAGAGGACCACCCCAAGTGTGAGATAAACGAGGAGAAGTGGTACATCATATTCTCCAGCACTGCCTCTTTCTTCGCACCCTGCGTCATCATGATCATGGTCTACGTCAGGATCTACCAGATTGCCAAGAAGCGGTCGAGAACTCCCCCAGGAGAGCGGCAAAGAGAAAACGACGGCTCCGAAGATGTTCAGTTTGGTTTGGACGCTCAGGGGACGAAAGACAGAGAGGgcaaggaggagaaagaggaagacaaCGGACTGGACGTGGACGAGGATCCCTCCTCGTCAGATGAGAACGAAAGCATCCTGTGTTctctaaagaagaagaaaggagtgAGAACGGCCACAGTGGCCCAGGTGAAACCTGGAGAAACGTCTCCAAACCCGGAGAGCCGGTCTGCGGTGAGAGTGGACCGGCGTAGAGGAAGACAGTACAGAGAGAGGCGCTTCACCTTTGTCCTGGCTGTGGTCAtgggagtgtttgttctctgctggttccccTTTTTCTTCACTTACTCCCTCACCGCCGTGTGTGACATTTGCTGCGTCCCGGAgacacttttcaaaatgttcttctGGTTCGGTTACTGCAACAGCTCCCTGAACCCTGTTATATACACTATATTCAATAACGACTTCAGGAAGTCTTTTAAAAAGATCCTTTGCAAAAGGGACAGCAGAGGGTTATAA
- the LOC115398932 gene encoding max-interacting protein 1-like, translating to MVKYMRQHSELKPEEVLSESDASMDQQDFGEMSDYSFSDVFYSKCSAMDQIDTFMKNVQVLLDAADYIENVEKNNGKCEHGYASSYPATQIAHQQKQRKFKNRKLDNIHNRSAHNELEKNRRAHLRLCLERLKSLIPLGPDCSRHTTLGLLNKAKAHIKKLEETDRRSQHQLETLEREQRHLQRQLAQLQSHGERERVRTDSLGSRLDSDRSESDREEIEVDVESTEFSHGEMDSVSTSGASDLDDHSSRQSSASDEGYSTCSLKLAFSA from the exons ATGGTAAAGTACATGCGGCAGCACAGCGAGCTGAAACCAGAAGAGGTCCTGTCGGAGTCTGATGCGTCCATGGACCAGCAGGATTTCGGAGAGATGTCCGACTATTCTTTCAGCGACGTTTTCTACTCCAAATGTTCCGCAATGGACCAAATCGACACTTTCATGAAGAACGTGCAAGTGCTGCTCGATGCGGCCGATTACATTGAAAATGTCGAGAAGAACAACGGAA AATGTGAGCATGGGTATGCCTCATCATACCCTGCAACTCAGATTGCACATCAACAGAAGCAGCGCAAATTCAAGAACAGGAAGTTGGACAATATACACAATAG ATCGGCACACAATGAACTGGAAAAGAATAG GCGAGCACATCTCCGCCTCTGTTTGGAGAGGTTGAAGTCTCTCATCCCTCTGGGACCAGACTGCAGTCGGCACACCACACTGGGACTGCTCAACAAGGCCAAAGCACACATCAAG AAACTTGAAGAGACCGACCGGAGGAGTCAGCACCagctggagaccctggagaggGAGCAGCGGCACCTGCAGAGGCAGCTGGCTCAGCTGCAGTCTcacggagagagggagagggttCGCACCGACAGCCTGGGCTCCCGCCTGGACTCGGATCGCTCGGAGTCGGACAGAG AGGAGATCGAAGTGGATGTGGAAAGCACCGAGTTCTCCCATGGAGAAATGGACAGTGTAAGCACCAGTGGTGCAAGCGACCTGGACGACCACAGCAGCCGGCAGAGCTCCGCCAGCGACGAGGGCTACTCCACCTGCAGTCTAAAACTGGCCTTCTCTGCTTAA